Proteins encoded in a region of the Atopobium sp. oral taxon 416 genome:
- a CDS encoding integrase core domain-containing protein: protein MRLSVGRTGSCHDNAVAKSFFATLKNEWYYLKRLLDASTTKHKAHEFIESYYNRFRPHKSIGDRVPAEVMQEFFERLERALAYDPEAMQAA from the coding sequence GTGAGGCTCTCCGTGGGGAGAACCGGAAGCTGCCACGACAACGCTGTAGCCAAATCCTTCTTCGCCACGCTCAAGAACGAGTGGTACTACCTTAAGCGCCTCTTAGACGCATCCACGACCAAGCACAAGGCACACGAGTTTATCGAGTCGTACTACAACCGCTTCCGCCCGCATAAGTCCATAGGAGATCGCGTACCCGCAGAGGTGATGCAGGAGTTCTTCGAGCGCCTCGAGAGGGCCCTTGCATACGATCCGGAGGCGATGCAGGCCGCATAA
- a CDS encoding LysR family transcriptional regulator substrate-binding protein: MASFPARSRSAPTTTSLRSGCLLSTSEKSYPGIDVALKEGGNQEMGQWLNSRAVDLCFCAKPSQGTYCDWKALYEDEIVMWLPEGHPYADAPSYPIRELEHEAFIHTLADHDTDQDRLIREEKLHIEDRYGTSNGFTTYNMVEAGLGASFNQCLINRKWQGRVKEVPFEEPRHISLSVSPFPRLPRYLLPLSASSPV; encoded by the coding sequence GTGGCGTCGTTTCCGGCACGCTCACGGTCGGCTCCTACTACAACATCTCTGCGATCTGGATGCCTCCTCTCCACATCCGAGAAGAGCTACCCCGGCATCGATGTGGCTCTGAAGGAAGGCGGCAACCAGGAGATGGGGCAGTGGCTCAACAGCCGTGCCGTCGATCTCTGCTTCTGCGCGAAGCCTTCCCAGGGCACGTACTGCGACTGGAAGGCACTCTATGAGGACGAGATCGTGATGTGGCTGCCGGAGGGGCATCCCTATGCAGATGCTCCGAGCTATCCGATCCGGGAGCTCGAACATGAAGCGTTCATCCATACCCTTGCCGACCATGATACGGACCAGGACCGCCTCATCCGCGAGGAGAAGCTCCATATAGAAGACCGCTACGGGACGAGCAATGGCTTCACGACGTACAACATGGTCGAAGCGGGCCTCGGCGCGAGCTTCAACCAGTGCCTCATCAACCGGAAGTGGCAAGGGCGGGTGAAGGAGGTCCCCTTCGAGGAACCCCGCCATATCTCTCTCTCGGTATCGCCGTTCCCTCGCTTGCCGAGGTATCTCCTGCCGCTAAGCGCTTCATCGCCTGTATAG
- a CDS encoding transposase: MKESLRLPLKSGNVKQAETDLKHRLKWTSHSRIAALYDLYEKIKHHKDHILNTIRLGLSSARIEATNNKIKLIVRKAYGFRNIQKHDRYGISRMF; encoded by the coding sequence ATGAAGGAGTCTTTGCGGCTTCCTTTAAAATCGGGAAATGTCAAACAGGCAGAAACCGACCTTAAACACAGGCTCAAGTGGACAAGCCACAGCAGGATAGCGGCACTCTACGACCTGTATGAGAAGATCAAGCACCACAAGGATCATATCCTGAATACGATCCGACTGGGGCTGAGCAGTGCGAGGATTGAGGCAACCAACAACAAGATCAAGCTGATTGTTCGCAAGGCATATGGATTTCGGAATATACAGAAACATGATAGATATGGTATATCTCGTATGTTCTGA
- a CDS encoding helix-turn-helix domain-containing protein produces MRHYTHLSAEERDRIAELHAEGKAVSDIGRDSSTLSRKLKRNGRHTRCKPYKRLSGPALAEKVREHIADERWSPERIDKRLCLGPGGSSI; encoded by the coding sequence ATGCGCCACTACACACATCTTAGCGCTGAGGAGCGCGACAGGATAGCCGAGCTACACGCCGAGGGCAAGGCGGTCAGCGACATCGGCAGGGACAGCTCCACGCTCAGCCGTAAGCTGAAAAGGAACGGCAGGCACACAAGGTGCAAACCGTACAAGAGGCTCTCGGGCCCAGCGTTGGCCGAAAAGGTGAGAGAGCACATCGCAGACGAGCGGTGGTCACCCGAGCGCATAGACAAAAGGCTTTGTCTTGGGCCCGGCGGCTCGTCTATCTAG
- a CDS encoding transposase yields the protein MCASAPILRPHAAEAFEGARRIGIDKTSYKKDHKYLIVVVDHDRGWLIWAHEEYGKDVLNLFFDEPT from the coding sequence ATGTGCGCATCTGCGCCGATCTTGAGGCCGCACGCGGCAGAGGCCTTCGAGGGTGCAAGGCGCATCGGGATCGATAAGACCTCCTACAAGAAGGACCACAAGTACCTGATTGTCGTCGTCGACCACGACCGGGGATGGCTGATATGGGCCCACGAGGAGTACGGCAAGGATGTGCTGAATCTGTTTTTCGACGAGCCCACCTGA
- a CDS encoding transposase → MRDVASRAARVLIAAMRLYMRASNYLERLNRKIERHACSVGVFPSKVSVIRLIGSVLTEENECSSTQRKSYYG, encoded by the coding sequence TTGCGCGACGTCGCCTCAAGGGCGGCGAGGGTGCTGATCGCCGCGATGCGCCTGTACATGAGGGCGTCTAACTACCTGGAGAGGCTGAACAGGAAGATAGAGAGGCACGCCTGCTCCGTCGGGGTCTTCCCGAGTAAGGTGTCGGTGATCAGGCTGATCGGGTCGGTCCTTACCGAGGAGAACGAGTGCAGCTCGACGCAGAGGAAGAGCTACTACGGATAG
- a CDS encoding beta-eliminating lyase-related protein has product MRKGVATMEKLDFSSDCLEGCADEIMDRLVATNHEKSAGYGLDEHSIHAQRLIKDACKAPSAEVFFLVGGTQTNEVAISALLAPWEGVIAAASGHIAVHEAGAIEAGGQS; this is encoded by the coding sequence GTGAGAAAGGGTGTGGCTACAATGGAGAAGCTTGATTTCTCTTCCGATTGTCTCGAGGGCTGTGCAGACGAGATCATGGATCGCCTCGTGGCAACGAACCACGAGAAGAGCGCAGGCTATGGACTCGATGAGCACAGCATCCATGCACAGCGGCTCATCAAGGACGCGTGCAAGGCGCCTTCCGCCGAGGTCTTCTTCCTCGTCGGCGGCACGCAGACGAACGAGGTCGCGATCTCTGCCCTGCTTGCTCCCTGGGAGGGCGTCATTGCTGCCGCGTCGGGACACATCGCTGTGCACGAAGCTGGCGCTATCGAAGCAGGCGGTCAATCATGA
- the asrA gene encoding anaerobic sulfite reductase subunit AsrA gives MGYVLTRDGFDEFIAKLGETYRIYAPVLKKGEGRFTDVDVVRYDFAASGSEMELEKKSDYPAKEILSPLSETLFYFTEDSVKEADIDPRDVIVFLRACDLHGIRRLDQIYLDNGPSKDYFYKRIRDHVHFALIGCTKSFASCFCVDMGTNVAPDGWMFSVEEAGDMILSAVAEKDLEPLFAACAAKEEDVTPASVTENEVHVTRPEIVPNAIYRSDMWNEYTDRCIECGRCTIACPTCSCYTMQDVFYTENGRVGERRRVQASCMIDGYSDIAGGGSYRKTAGERMRFKVLHKVYDFRRRFGYDMCVGCGRCDDICPEYISFAACVNKLNDACEAYEKEQEVQKNA, from the coding sequence GTGGGATATGTGCTCACGCGGGACGGGTTTGACGAGTTCATAGCGAAGCTCGGCGAGACCTATCGCATCTATGCTCCGGTGCTCAAGAAGGGGGAGGGACGCTTCACCGACGTCGATGTCGTGCGCTATGACTTCGCGGCGTCCGGCTCCGAGATGGAGCTCGAGAAGAAGTCCGACTATCCGGCGAAGGAGATCCTGAGCCCGCTTTCGGAGACGCTCTTCTACTTCACGGAGGATTCCGTCAAGGAAGCGGATATCGATCCGCGCGACGTGATCGTGTTCCTGCGTGCCTGCGACCTCCACGGCATCCGCCGTCTTGACCAGATCTATCTCGACAACGGCCCCTCGAAGGACTACTTCTACAAGCGCATCCGTGACCATGTGCACTTTGCCCTCATCGGCTGCACGAAGAGCTTCGCCAGCTGCTTCTGTGTCGATATGGGCACGAATGTGGCACCTGATGGCTGGATGTTCTCTGTCGAAGAGGCGGGGGATATGATCCTGTCTGCTGTGGCAGAGAAGGACCTCGAGCCGCTCTTCGCTGCCTGCGCAGCTAAGGAGGAAGACGTCACGCCGGCCTCCGTCACTGAGAACGAGGTGCACGTCACGCGTCCCGAGATCGTGCCGAATGCGATCTATCGCTCCGACATGTGGAACGAGTACACGGACCGCTGCATCGAGTGCGGCCGCTGCACGATTGCGTGCCCGACCTGCTCCTGCTACACGATGCAGGACGTGTTCTACACGGAGAACGGCCGTGTCGGCGAGAGGCGCCGCGTGCAGGCAAGCTGCATGATCGACGGCTACTCCGATATCGCAGGCGGCGGCTCGTACAGGAAGACCGCCGGCGAGCGCATGCGCTTCAAGGTGCTCCACAAGGTCTATGACTTCAGGCGCCGCTTCGGCTACGACATGTGCGTCGGCTGCGGACGCTGCGACGATATCTGCCCGGAATACATCAGCTTCGCTGCCTGCGTGAACAAGCTCAACGATGCCTGCGAAGCCTACGAGAAGGAACAGGAGGTGCAGAAGAATGCCTAG
- a CDS encoding FMN-binding protein, which translates to MSESRPQKLPKSLIFSAGGALLLAIAIFSLFIDRAFCRYLWPLGAVFVISKIRLFHIRKKDTRCGRCHICTDACIMGIDTGGSSVVTSGECIDCFRCADACPSANLMAPSCEAAAATAAPLALTGMVCIGTIAAERPVPETAAEAAATTSAASSQGLYQDSTYTGSDQGYKDTTSVSVTVESSAFSSIEVLSYADDRQFFEKASSTVITEILSPQSTEVAAVSGATFSSEGIMAAVQDALESGAITERADTRSNDAQESSSVSTESSSAAGAFADVADGTYTGSGTGLRGTTAVSGTVEGGRVTSITAISYEDDAPYFQKALSGMAEEIVSAQSLDVDTVSGATYSSNSILEAVADATGLDFTNLNLSRTAGHGGKRA; encoded by the coding sequence TTGAGCGAATCTCGCCCACAGAAACTACCGAAGAGCCTCATATTCTCAGCAGGAGGCGCGCTCCTGCTTGCGATAGCGATCTTTTCCCTTTTCATCGACCGTGCCTTCTGCCGCTACCTCTGGCCACTTGGTGCTGTCTTTGTGATCTCGAAGATCCGCCTCTTCCATATCAGGAAGAAAGACACCCGCTGCGGCCGCTGCCATATCTGTACCGACGCCTGCATTATGGGCATCGACACGGGCGGCTCTAGCGTTGTGACTTCGGGCGAATGCATCGACTGCTTCCGCTGCGCCGATGCCTGCCCAAGCGCCAACCTCATGGCCCCTTCCTGCGAAGCTGCAGCAGCCACGGCAGCTCCTCTTGCCCTTACCGGCATGGTATGTATCGGCACGATTGCAGCAGAGAGACCCGTGCCTGAGACGGCAGCAGAGGCAGCAGCAACCACGAGCGCTGCCTCCTCTCAAGGCCTCTATCAGGATAGTACCTACACGGGAAGCGACCAGGGCTACAAGGACACGACAAGCGTGAGCGTCACGGTCGAGAGCAGCGCCTTCTCCTCCATCGAGGTCCTCTCCTATGCAGATGACCGCCAGTTCTTCGAGAAGGCTTCCTCGACGGTCATCACCGAGATCCTCTCCCCACAAAGCACCGAGGTCGCAGCAGTATCCGGCGCGACATTCTCGAGCGAAGGCATCATGGCGGCAGTCCAGGATGCCCTCGAGAGCGGCGCTATCACCGAAAGAGCAGACACCAGGAGCAACGATGCACAGGAGAGCTCCTCTGTAAGTACCGAGAGCAGCAGTGCAGCAGGTGCCTTCGCAGACGTGGCAGACGGCACCTACACCGGTTCCGGCACGGGGTTGCGCGGCACGACGGCGGTGAGCGGCACGGTCGAAGGCGGCAGGGTCACCTCCATCACGGCCATCTCCTACGAGGATGATGCCCCCTATTTCCAGAAGGCACTCTCAGGCATGGCAGAAGAGATCGTCTCGGCGCAGAGCCTCGACGTCGACACGGTGTCCGGTGCCACGTATTCGAGCAACTCGATCCTCGAGGCCGTAGCCGATGCGACGGGACTCGACTTCACGAATCTGAATTTATCGCGCACGGCAGGCCATGGCGGAAAGCGGGCATAG
- a CDS encoding ABC transporter ATP-binding protein produces MSNPYVGGVSTSNILNNAAGKDKNPQNRNFDAPTTPVSVVLKRLMTYVKPHIGLLVLSFVCAFVSVLAQILVPIYIGRGIDRLIGQGLVDFAGLVPILIQLGVTVAISAVATWASGYANNRLAYEVVCDVRLDAYKKFNEVPLSFMDSHSHGDLLSRIINDCDAIGDGLLQGFNQLFTGIITIVGTLIFMFTLSVPVALVVVVLTPLSILVATLITRGSAKSFAAQQALQGELSGYAEEMITNQKLVYAFGCQKRNIANFEAINEKLYTAGVRAQFVSSLSNPSTRLVNNLIYATVAMVGISCVITGQPSPLTVGQVQSFLSYATQYMTPFNQISAIVTQVQMAFASARRVFALMDAEPEKPDAPNAVVLDHPKGAIKLDKVTFSYRKDAKLLEGISFEVKPGERLALVGPTGCGKTTLINLLLRFYDPDEGTISLDGHNTQHVTRSSLRGSVGMVLQETWLFEGTIRDNIAYGKPDATLEEVKQAAERAHADGFIGQLPQGYDTLITEDGGSISQGQRQLLCIARVMLTDPAILFLDEATSSIDTRTELQVQDAFDEMMKGRTSLVVAHRLSTVRNADCILVINHGHIIERGTHDELLKLGGFYAKLYQSQWDTLPKKGIRERKVRY; encoded by the coding sequence ATGTCTAATCCATATGTCGGCGGCGTCTCCACCTCAAACATCTTAAATAACGCTGCGGGAAAAGATAAGAATCCGCAGAACCGCAATTTCGATGCCCCCACGACACCTGTCTCGGTAGTACTGAAGCGGCTTATGACCTACGTGAAGCCGCACATAGGCCTGCTCGTGCTCTCTTTTGTCTGTGCCTTCGTCTCGGTATTGGCACAGATCCTCGTGCCGATCTACATCGGGCGCGGCATCGACCGCCTTATCGGGCAGGGACTCGTCGATTTCGCAGGCTTGGTCCCGATCCTGATCCAGCTTGGGGTGACTGTGGCGATCTCAGCTGTGGCGACCTGGGCGAGCGGCTATGCGAACAACCGCTTAGCCTACGAGGTCGTCTGCGATGTGCGTCTGGACGCCTACAAGAAGTTCAACGAGGTGCCTCTCTCCTTTATGGATTCGCACTCCCACGGCGACCTGCTCTCCCGTATCATTAACGACTGTGATGCAATCGGCGATGGCCTGCTCCAGGGCTTCAACCAACTCTTTACCGGCATCATCACGATTGTCGGCACGCTGATCTTCATGTTCACGCTCTCGGTGCCGGTGGCGCTGGTCGTCGTGGTTCTGACTCCGCTCTCTATTCTGGTTGCAACGTTGATCACCCGCGGTTCCGCAAAGAGCTTTGCCGCCCAGCAGGCGCTCCAAGGTGAGCTTTCCGGCTACGCGGAAGAGATGATTACGAACCAGAAGCTTGTCTACGCGTTTGGCTGCCAGAAGCGCAACATCGCAAACTTTGAAGCCATCAACGAGAAGCTCTATACCGCAGGTGTCAGAGCGCAGTTCGTAAGCTCACTCTCCAACCCTTCGACCCGCCTTGTGAACAACCTGATCTATGCCACAGTAGCGATGGTCGGTATCTCCTGCGTGATCACTGGGCAGCCTTCACCTCTGACGGTGGGGCAGGTCCAGAGCTTTCTCTCCTATGCGACGCAGTACATGACGCCATTCAACCAGATCTCCGCGATTGTAACGCAGGTCCAGATGGCCTTCGCCTCTGCACGTCGCGTCTTCGCACTGATGGACGCTGAGCCTGAGAAACCGGATGCCCCCAATGCGGTGGTCCTTGACCATCCGAAGGGTGCAATTAAACTCGATAAGGTTACGTTCAGCTACCGTAAGGACGCCAAACTCCTTGAGGGCATCAGCTTCGAGGTGAAGCCCGGTGAGCGCCTGGCGCTTGTCGGCCCTACCGGCTGCGGGAAGACCACGCTGATCAACCTGCTGCTGCGCTTCTATGACCCGGATGAGGGCACGATCTCTCTGGATGGGCACAACACCCAGCACGTGACCCGATCCTCCCTCAGAGGCTCCGTGGGCATGGTCCTGCAGGAGACCTGGCTCTTCGAAGGCACGATCCGTGACAATATCGCCTACGGTAAACCGGATGCGACGCTCGAAGAAGTCAAGCAGGCCGCGGAGCGTGCCCATGCGGACGGCTTCATCGGGCAACTCCCACAGGGGTATGACACCCTGATCACTGAGGACGGCGGCTCCATCTCACAGGGCCAGCGCCAGCTTCTCTGCATCGCTCGCGTGATGCTCACTGACCCGGCTATCCTCTTCCTGGATGAGGCCACGAGCTCCATCGATACCAGAACTGAGCTGCAGGTCCAGGATGCCTTCGACGAGATGATGAAAGGGAGGACCTCGCTCGTGGTGGCCCATCGGCTCTCCACCGTGCGCAATGCGGATTGCATTCTCGTTATCAACCACGGTCACATAATTGAGCGCGGCACGCACGACGAGCTGCTGAAGCTGGGTGGGTTCTACGCGAAGCTCTACCAGAGCCAGTGGGACACACTCCCAAAGAAGGGCATCCGAGAACGAAAAGTGAGGTATTAA
- the asrB gene encoding anaerobic sulfite reductase subunit AsrB, whose amino-acid sequence MPSQTVTFDAVNDAAVNPYIPFSSEILDVIKHTKKEYTFRMAYEGEVRPGQFFEVSVPKYGEAPISVSGIIPGKSIDLTIRRVGRVTSEVFENYVGQKLFLRGPFGNGFDVSLYQNGEVVVVAGGTGVSPVRGVIDSLVASPDSENKYVIVGFKSPDDMLFRDDLARWDKALNLTLTVDGAPEGYEGNIGLVTKYIPDLPLKDPKTAQAVVVGPPPMMRFSIKGLLELGFAEENIWVSQERRMCCGLGKCGHCRIGEHYVCLDGPVFNYTVSKDMLD is encoded by the coding sequence ATGCCTAGCCAGACCGTGACATTCGACGCCGTGAACGACGCGGCCGTGAACCCCTATATTCCGTTCTCGTCCGAGATCCTCGATGTGATTAAACACACGAAGAAGGAATACACGTTCAGGATGGCGTACGAGGGAGAGGTGCGCCCGGGCCAGTTCTTCGAGGTCTCTGTCCCGAAGTACGGCGAGGCACCGATCTCTGTCTCCGGCATCATCCCTGGCAAGTCCATCGACCTCACGATCCGCCGTGTCGGCAGGGTCACGAGCGAGGTCTTCGAGAACTATGTCGGCCAGAAGCTGTTCCTCCGTGGGCCGTTCGGCAATGGCTTCGACGTGAGCCTCTATCAGAACGGCGAGGTCGTCGTCGTGGCAGGCGGCACGGGCGTCTCTCCAGTCCGTGGCGTCATCGATTCTCTCGTCGCGTCTCCCGACTCCGAGAACAAGTATGTGATCGTCGGCTTTAAGAGCCCGGACGACATGCTCTTCCGTGACGACCTTGCCCGCTGGGACAAGGCGCTGAACCTGACGCTCACGGTCGATGGTGCTCCTGAAGGCTATGAGGGCAACATCGGCCTTGTCACGAAGTACATCCCCGATCTTCCGCTCAAGGACCCGAAGACGGCACAGGCTGTCGTCGTCGGTCCTCCTCCGATGATGCGCTTCTCGATCAAGGGACTCCTGGAGCTCGGCTTTGCCGAGGAGAACATCTGGGTCAGCCAGGAAAGGCGCATGTGCTGCGGCCTTGGCAAGTGCGGACATTGCCGCATCGGCGAGCACTATGTCTGCCTCGATGGCCCGGTCTTCAACTACACCGTGTCCAAGGACATGCTGGATTAG
- the asrC gene encoding sulfite reductase subunit C, which yields MIQDVNVKALKKNAFRYSKVRGETASRVRIPGGLVSAKSMARIVGIAEEFGNGQIFLTNRQGVEIPGIKLEDMPKVNEKLQAIIEDTKINQEDTADGYLASGTRNIVACPGKRLCPFSCYDTTAFAQRMDQTIFPNNRHVKVAFTGCSNDCAHVALNDFGIIGMTEPQYDLAHCIGCGQCVKWCQRRSVSALEMVNGKVVRNEDRCIGCGVCVVYCPTRAWTRSPEHYFRLKILGRTGKQNPRMAQDWLRWVDEDSIVKIVQNTYAYIEEYINPQAPEGKEHIGYIVDRTGFDEFVKWALKDVELPEKCQQAHRIYWGGEHYDRDNELK from the coding sequence ATGATTCAGGACGTGAATGTCAAGGCGCTCAAGAAGAATGCCTTCCGCTACAGCAAGGTCCGTGGCGAGACGGCAAGCCGTGTCCGCATTCCGGGTGGTCTCGTCTCGGCAAAGAGCATGGCAAGGATCGTGGGGATTGCCGAGGAGTTCGGCAACGGCCAGATCTTTCTGACGAACAGGCAGGGCGTCGAGATTCCCGGCATCAAGCTCGAGGACATGCCGAAGGTGAACGAGAAGCTCCAGGCCATCATCGAGGACACGAAGATTAACCAGGAAGATACGGCAGACGGCTACCTGGCATCCGGCACGAGGAATATCGTTGCTTGCCCGGGAAAGAGGCTCTGCCCCTTCAGCTGCTATGATACGACGGCCTTCGCGCAGCGCATGGACCAGACGATCTTCCCGAACAACCGTCATGTGAAGGTCGCCTTCACAGGCTGCTCGAACGACTGCGCCCATGTCGCTCTGAACGACTTCGGCATCATTGGCATGACCGAGCCGCAGTACGACCTGGCCCACTGCATCGGCTGCGGCCAGTGCGTCAAGTGGTGCCAGCGCAGGTCCGTGTCGGCTCTCGAGATGGTGAACGGCAAGGTCGTGCGCAACGAGGACCGCTGCATCGGCTGCGGTGTCTGCGTCGTCTACTGCCCGACGCGTGCCTGGACGAGGAGCCCCGAGCACTACTTCCGTCTCAAGATCCTCGGCCGCACCGGCAAGCAGAATCCGAGGATGGCACAGGACTGGCTCAGGTGGGTCGACGAGGATTCCATCGTCAAGATCGTCCAGAACACCTATGCCTACATCGAGGAGTACATCAATCCTCAGGCACCGGAAGGCAAGGAGCACATCGGCTACATCGTGGACCGTACGGGTTTCGATGAGTTCGTGAAGTGGGCCCTGAAGGATGTGGAGCTCCCGGAGAAGTGCCAGCAGGCGCACCGCATCTACTGGGGCGGCGAGCACTACGATCGCGACAACGAGCTCAAGTAG
- a CDS encoding LysR family transcriptional regulator: MDATKGAALIAAAEIGSFTAAARQLGYTQSGITRMVASLESELGFALCIHTKQGVALTENDRRMLLHLREIVRAE; encoded by the coding sequence ATGGATGCAACGAAGGGTGCCGCTCTCATTGCGGCTGCAGAAATTGGTTCCTTCACGGCAGCAGCGCGCCAGCTCGGCTACACGCAGTCCGGCATCACGCGCATGGTGGCCTCGCTCGAGTCGGAGCTCGGCTTCGCGCTCTGCATCCACACGAAGCAGGGAGTCGCGCTCACAGAGAATGACAGGCGCATGCTCCTGCATCTGCGCGAGATCGTGAGGGCAGAGTAG
- a CDS encoding FAD-dependent oxidoreductase has protein sequence MNKNTRICIIGAGPAGLSCAMFLEGNGYTNYEIYEKTPRVGGKCFSPLMVVTTSDGTTEERSCDLGATFGDDSYLAIHRCEQFAHVDHMHGEEISYQLLNPDGTPYTEPSWVDLKESLEIAKLKYLLQTKYKGYETYGHRRVAKGAYEGHIVTEDLKLVHVEGTNPHLKDLALPFNEFLELNHCEAAGKELMVPFTARGYGYFDEVPAAHVVKYLNAMVLHRLKKPANVWIWKDGTQALWESVNRHLLHSAHVRNEVTSVKRQDGHVFLTLNNNKVEVFGKLIITTPLDQFLTYGNPNEEERRLFSKIHYKKCLTMAVGVPENAMPESSCYYPGHMNDQSTGHLMGFVRRWPDCAVQPLVAYALRNHTGKTVVTPDKTESLIRQDMERSGFPVAQTYRVRDWVCFPYIKAEDYRAGWYDQVEELQGRLNNTYYAGEIMGCGNMEETVEYSSDLVRRFFFV, from the coding sequence ATGAACAAGAACACCCGCATTTGTATTATCGGGGCAGGGCCTGCCGGGCTCTCCTGCGCTATGTTTCTTGAAGGCAACGGTTATACCAACTATGAGATCTACGAGAAGACCCCACGGGTCGGCGGCAAATGTTTCTCACCACTGATGGTGGTTACCACTTCCGACGGCACGACTGAGGAACGCAGCTGCGATCTCGGCGCCACCTTTGGTGATGACAGCTACCTCGCGATCCACCGCTGTGAGCAGTTTGCTCATGTAGACCATATGCATGGGGAGGAGATCTCCTATCAGCTCCTGAATCCGGATGGCACGCCCTACACCGAACCCAGTTGGGTAGATCTTAAAGAATCACTTGAGATCGCAAAGCTCAAGTATTTGCTGCAGACGAAGTACAAGGGCTACGAGACCTACGGACATAGGCGCGTAGCTAAGGGAGCCTATGAGGGGCATATCGTTACGGAGGACCTCAAACTCGTCCATGTGGAAGGTACCAATCCGCATCTGAAGGATCTTGCGCTGCCCTTTAACGAATTTCTGGAGCTCAACCACTGCGAGGCTGCCGGCAAAGAGCTGATGGTGCCCTTTACCGCACGTGGCTACGGTTATTTCGACGAAGTACCGGCAGCTCACGTCGTGAAATACCTTAATGCAATGGTCCTCCACCGCCTCAAGAAGCCTGCAAACGTCTGGATCTGGAAGGATGGGACCCAAGCGCTCTGGGAATCCGTCAACCGGCACCTCCTACATTCTGCCCACGTGAGAAACGAGGTGACCTCCGTGAAGCGGCAGGACGGCCACGTCTTCCTCACGCTCAATAACAATAAAGTGGAGGTCTTCGGTAAGCTCATTATCACTACACCGCTCGACCAGTTTTTGACTTATGGGAATCCGAATGAGGAGGAACGTAGGCTCTTCTCGAAGATCCATTACAAGAAGTGTCTGACCATGGCAGTGGGGGTACCTGAGAACGCGATGCCGGAGAGCTCTTGCTACTACCCGGGACACATGAATGACCAAAGCACGGGACACCTGATGGGATTCGTACGGCGTTGGCCAGACTGTGCTGTACAGCCACTCGTGGCCTATGCCCTGAGAAACCATACCGGGAAAACGGTGGTTACACCGGACAAAACGGAGAGTCTCATCAGACAGGATATGGAGCGGTCAGGCTTCCCGGTCGCACAGACATATCGGGTCCGTGACTGGGTCTGCTTTCCTTATATCAAAGCTGAAGATTACCGTGCAGGCTGGTACGACCAGGTAGAGGAGCTGCAGGGCAGGCTGAACAATACCTATTACGCCGGTGAGATCATGGGCTGTGGCAACATGGAGGAGACTGTAGAGTACTCAAGTGATCTGGTACGCCGCTTTTTCTTTGTGTAG
- a CDS encoding transposase, which yields MHDVYGCLDRESTAKAPDQLCSWIMYSAVAKMERVAGTLRKEREEILNW from the coding sequence ATGCACGACGTCTATGGCTGCCTCGACAGGGAATCTACAGCTAAGGCCCCAGACCAGCTCTGCTCGTGGATAATGTACTCTGCCGTGGCTAAGATGGAGAGGGTGGCAGGTACCCTTAGGAAGGAGCGGGAAGAGATCTTGAACTGGTAG
- a CDS encoding cysteine hydrolase family protein gives MQFDPKRTALLVIDAIDADDTVYKPDPAQDTYRQNVAEVVNLCHEAHLPVLFCNDAHIPGIDHELELWGDHGIAGKSHIFPEINVQDSDYIIPKRRYSGFFSTDLDLTLRELNIDTLITVGADTNICVLHTLADAFYRNYKTVLVSDATLTFLVGTQDQAIERAQKCYGSTIVNMKTLGELLKG, from the coding sequence ATGCAATTCGATCCTAAGCGCACGGCACTGTTGGTGATTGACGCAATTGATGCGGACGATACGGTATATAAGCCTGATCCTGCTCAGGATACCTACCGTCAGAATGTAGCTGAGGTTGTTAACCTATGCCACGAGGCACACCTACCGGTCCTCTTCTGCAATGATGCGCATATCCCTGGTATCGATCACGAACTCGAGCTCTGGGGGGACCATGGGATCGCGGGCAAGAGCCATATCTTCCCGGAGATCAACGTACAGGACTCCGATTACATTATCCCCAAGCGCCGCTATTCTGGCTTCTTTAGCACCGATCTTGACCTCACCCTGCGTGAGCTCAATATCGACACACTGATCACCGTAGGTGCAGATACGAATATCTGTGTCCTCCATACCCTGGCGGATGCCTTTTACCGCAACTACAAGACCGTGCTCGTAAGCGATGCGACCCTGACTTTCCTGGTCGGTACACAGGATCAGGCGATTGAACGTGCCCAGAAGTGCTATGGCTCAACGATCGTGAATATGAAGACCCTGGGAGAGCTGCTGAAGGGCTAA